A single region of the Streptomyces rubradiris genome encodes:
- a CDS encoding long-chain fatty acid--CoA ligase: MPVNPASTDFELDYLLADSEAAVVITDPVHVAGFLRSPSLPRGARLLVTGDAPAHASVHAYQELVRTEPAEPARDDLGLDDVAWTFYTSGTTGEPKGVLSSQRNCLYSVAASYVPIPGLSADDRVLWPLPLFHSLSHIACVLAVTAVGATARIMDSPSGDEFLEAARETRATFVAGVPTTYHYLLEARRQRRITLPDLRIGLVGGAVAGPGLCRSFREEFGVPLVDAYGSTETCGAITMNPPGGVRVDGSCGLPVPGVDVRIVDPETGRDVPAGAEGEVWVRGPNVTPGYHNKPEATAAAFQDGWYRTGDLARRDAAGYFTISGRINDLIVRAGRTSIRRRSRRLSAPFRGSPTSAWPAGRTRCWARCPSPTWSPARQASRPTP, from the coding sequence GTGCCGGTCAACCCCGCGTCCACCGACTTCGAACTGGACTATCTCCTGGCCGACAGCGAGGCGGCCGTCGTCATCACCGACCCCGTGCACGTGGCCGGCTTCCTGCGCTCGCCGTCCCTGCCCCGCGGCGCCAGGCTGCTGGTGACCGGCGACGCACCCGCGCACGCGTCGGTCCACGCCTACCAGGAACTCGTCAGGACCGAGCCCGCGGAACCCGCACGGGACGATCTCGGCCTGGACGACGTGGCATGGACGTTCTACACCTCGGGGACCACCGGGGAACCGAAGGGAGTGCTGTCCAGCCAGCGCAACTGCTTGTACTCGGTGGCGGCGAGCTATGTGCCGATCCCCGGGCTGTCGGCCGACGATCGCGTGCTGTGGCCGCTGCCGTTGTTCCACAGCCTCTCCCACATCGCGTGCGTGCTGGCGGTGACCGCGGTCGGCGCGACCGCCCGGATCATGGACAGCCCTTCGGGCGACGAGTTCCTGGAGGCCGCCCGGGAAACCCGGGCCACCTTCGTGGCGGGTGTGCCGACCACCTACCACTACCTTCTGGAGGCGCGGCGCCAGCGCCGGATCACCCTGCCGGACCTGCGGATCGGGCTGGTCGGGGGAGCGGTCGCCGGCCCAGGGCTGTGCCGGTCGTTCCGCGAGGAGTTCGGGGTGCCGCTGGTCGATGCGTACGGCAGCACCGAGACGTGCGGGGCGATCACCATGAACCCGCCGGGAGGCGTCCGCGTCGACGGGTCGTGCGGGCTTCCGGTGCCCGGCGTGGATGTCCGCATCGTCGACCCGGAGACCGGCCGCGACGTGCCGGCCGGCGCCGAGGGCGAGGTGTGGGTGCGCGGCCCGAACGTGACGCCCGGCTACCACAACAAACCGGAGGCGACCGCTGCCGCGTTCCAGGACGGCTGGTATCGCACGGGTGACCTCGCCCGCCGGGACGCCGCCGGGTACTTCACCATCAGCGGCCGGATCAACGATCTGATCGTCCGGGCGGGGAGAACGTCCATCCGGAGGAGATCGAGGCGGTTATCCGCGCCGTTCCGGGGATCGCCGACGTCGGCGTGGCCGGCCGGCCGCACGAGGTGCTGGGCGAGGTGCCCGTCGCCTACGTGGTCGCCGGCCCGTC
- a CDS encoding ANL family adenylate-forming protein yields the protein MTDGRGDGVGPCPDITDSDLAVITQTSGASGLPKGVCWPFGVKNDMAASAIDRSSRTNVLITAPLTHSSGFAADDTLITGGMVVLHPGFDAAAVLHAIAQHRIGRLILGTPQVYALAEHPDRAATDLSSLTELIYTGSPGAPLKLRKAREIFGPVLIQVYGTTETGVLTMLPPGDHDDLRACSSAGRPVNPEALSIRHPDTGAVLPVGEVGEVCAVPRWPTAGYWHEPALTAALVRDGWVRTGDLGHLDTDGYLHLTGRLANMMKVKGIRIHPEQVEKVLRQAPGVSQAAVCGVEDADRVEHIYAAVVPEPGADPDPRELRRHVAEALSDTYVPRLIDIRRKLPTTGWDKPDRVRLRADARAALTRPAPQA from the coding sequence TTGACAGACGGTCGCGGTGACGGAGTAGGCCCGTGCCCGGACATCACCGACAGCGACCTCGCGGTGATCACCCAGACCAGTGGGGCGAGCGGCCTGCCGAAGGGTGTCTGCTGGCCCTTCGGCGTCAAGAACGACATGGCCGCATCGGCCATCGACCGCAGCAGCCGGACGAACGTCCTGATCACCGCACCGCTCACCCATTCCAGCGGGTTCGCCGCGGACGACACGCTCATCACCGGCGGCATGGTCGTCCTGCATCCCGGCTTCGACGCCGCGGCCGTGCTCCACGCGATCGCGCAGCACCGCATCGGCCGGCTCATCCTCGGCACCCCGCAGGTGTACGCACTGGCCGAGCACCCGGACCGGGCGGCCACCGACCTGTCCAGCCTGACCGAGCTGATCTACACCGGCAGCCCCGGGGCACCGCTCAAGCTGCGCAAGGCCCGGGAAATCTTCGGCCCCGTACTGATCCAGGTCTACGGCACGACCGAGACCGGAGTGCTCACCATGCTCCCCCCCGGCGACCACGACGACCTGCGCGCCTGCTCCAGCGCGGGCCGGCCGGTCAACCCAGAGGCGCTCAGCATCCGGCACCCCGACACCGGCGCGGTACTGCCCGTCGGCGAGGTCGGCGAGGTCTGCGCGGTTCCACGCTGGCCCACGGCCGGCTACTGGCACGAGCCGGCACTCACCGCGGCACTCGTCCGCGACGGCTGGGTGCGCACCGGCGACCTCGGGCACCTCGACACCGACGGCTACCTGCACCTGACCGGCCGGCTCGCGAACATGATGAAGGTCAAGGGAATCCGCATCCACCCCGAGCAGGTGGAGAAGGTGCTCAGGCAGGCCCCGGGCGTGTCCCAGGCCGCCGTATGCGGGGTCGAGGACGCCGACCGGGTGGAGCACATCTACGCCGCCGTCGTGCCCGAGCCCGGCGCCGACCCGGATCCCCGGGAACTGCGCCGTCACGTCGCCGAGGCACTGTCCGACACCTACGTCCCCCGCCTGATCGACATTCGCCGGAAACTGCCGACGACCGGCTGGGACAAACCCGATCGGGTCCGGCTGCGGGCCGACGCCCGCGCCGCACTGACCCGGCCCGCCCCCCAGGCCTGA
- a CDS encoding methyltransferase domain-containing protein, translating to MDGFELHDLARKLLRIGEDALPDPTGVRQLSPGVRHVMTDVFEHPDTSVTEIANRTGFPASHVETSVATLRDRGAVTTAAAPDGQTVVRAAARHRSAGRAAARIDEQLAAAAGIQDPGQAKELVETLEQLARRLTDALSPEHFNARYAGTPPWETGRPQPALRDLAEAGAFRGRVLDVGCGTGEVALMAAALGLPTVGIDPASTAIEIARRKAEERGLQARFLVGDALELGAMGEQFDTVLDCGLFHVFSDAERVRYADSLATVMPPDARLFLLCFSDRHPPDIGPRRVSQDEIRATFADGWRVDSIEPAMLENNKYVDGVLAWLASITRT from the coding sequence ATGGACGGCTTCGAACTGCACGACCTCGCGCGCAAGCTGCTGCGGATCGGCGAGGACGCCCTCCCGGACCCCACCGGTGTGCGACAGCTGTCTCCCGGCGTGCGTCACGTCATGACCGACGTGTTCGAACACCCGGACACCTCGGTCACCGAGATCGCCAACCGCACCGGCTTCCCGGCGAGCCACGTGGAGACGAGCGTCGCCACCCTGCGCGACCGGGGTGCGGTCACCACCGCGGCCGCCCCGGACGGACAAACGGTCGTCCGGGCGGCTGCCCGGCACAGGAGCGCCGGCCGAGCCGCCGCGCGGATCGACGAGCAGCTCGCCGCGGCCGCCGGGATCCAAGACCCCGGCCAGGCCAAGGAATTGGTCGAGACACTCGAGCAACTGGCGCGCCGGCTCACCGATGCCCTGTCCCCCGAGCATTTCAACGCGCGGTATGCGGGTACGCCGCCCTGGGAAACCGGCCGTCCGCAACCGGCCCTGCGCGACCTCGCCGAGGCGGGCGCCTTCCGCGGCCGGGTGCTCGACGTCGGGTGCGGCACCGGCGAGGTCGCGCTCATGGCGGCGGCCCTCGGCCTGCCGACGGTCGGCATCGACCCGGCGTCGACGGCGATCGAGATCGCGCGGCGCAAAGCGGAAGAGCGCGGCCTGCAGGCGCGCTTCCTGGTCGGGGACGCACTCGAACTCGGCGCCATGGGCGAGCAGTTCGACACCGTGCTCGACTGCGGCCTGTTCCACGTGTTCAGCGACGCCGAACGAGTCCGCTACGCCGACAGCCTGGCCACCGTGATGCCGCCGGACGCGCGGTTGTTCCTGCTCTGCTTCAGCGACCGCCATCCACCCGATATCGGACCGCGGCGGGTGAGCCAGGACGAAATCCGGGCCACCTTCGCCGACGGCTGGCGGGTCGATTCGATCGAACCCGCGATGCTGGAGAACAACAAATATGTCGACGGAGTGCTGGCCTGGCTGGCCAGTATCACCCGCACCTGA
- a CDS encoding TPMT family class I SAM-dependent methyltransferase, translating into MGEQFDTVLDCALFHAFSETERVRYAGSLATVMPPDARLFLLCISDRHHPGSGPRRESQGGIRARRVSQDEIRATFADGWRVDSIEPATLENNRDIDGAPGWLAAITRT; encoded by the coding sequence TTGGGCGAGCAGTTCGACACCGTGCTCGACTGCGCCCTGTTCCACGCGTTCAGCGAGACCGAACGCGTCCGCTACGCCGGCAGCCTGGCCACCGTGATGCCGCCGGACGCGCGGTTGTTCCTGCTCTGCATCAGCGACCGCCATCACCCCGGCAGCGGACCGCGACGGGAGAGCCAGGGCGGGATCCGCGCCAGGCGGGTGAGCCAGGACGAAATCCGGGCCACCTTCGCCGACGGCTGGCGGGTCGATTCGATCGAACCCGCGACATTGGAGAACAACAGAGACATCGACGGGGCACCGGGCTGGCTGGCCGCGATCACCCGCACCTGA
- a CDS encoding GNAT family N-acetyltransferase, whose product MADTGRRPDGRLYISIDAWHDTAFDRLAAAMLAELPAPLYTLVDADDADTISNWRRAGFTLTEVSGSTCWCPAKRSPPCRPRRGVTLTGGAEESRAEVEGVEVGVIRISPSMRDNGRPRIARIRSIEVRADQRRRGIGRALLVHALDALHTREFGLATIDVDETDTATISLLESVGARRESNTWS is encoded by the coding sequence GTGGCGGACACGGGGCGCAGGCCCGACGGGCGACTGTACATCAGCATCGACGCATGGCACGACACAGCCTTCGACCGGCTGGCCGCCGCCATGCTGGCGGAACTGCCGGCGCCGCTCTACACGCTGGTCGACGCCGACGACGCGGACACGATCTCGAACTGGCGGCGGGCCGGCTTCACCCTCACCGAAGTGAGCGGCAGTACCTGCTGGTGCCCGGCGAAGCGCAGCCCGCCGTGTCGCCCCCGGCGGGGGGTGACGTTGACCGGCGGCGCGGAGGAGTCCCGCGCCGAAGTCGAGGGGGTCGAAGTCGGTGTGATCCGGATTTCGCCGTCGATGCGGGACAACGGGAGGCCGCGGATCGCGCGGATTCGCTCCATCGAGGTCCGCGCCGACCAGCGCCGCCGTGGCATCGGCAGGGCGCTGCTGGTCCACGCGCTGGACGCTCTGCACACTCGCGAGTTCGGTCTCGCGACGATCGACGTCGACGAGACCGACACCGCGACGATCAGCCTGTTGGAAAGCGTCGGAGCCCGCCGTGAGAGCAACACCTGGAGCTGA
- a CDS encoding acetamidase/formamidase family protein — MTMHTVQSTLATVRPGVLDPGAASAARIESGDEGSLPRHPGPTGRNQLRYGSSPADRARLRQEYPGCPFQIVGPVEVTGAEPGDVVECRLTELRLSDWGGNAFPTRAGALPYDFDEPYFHDFRFDRTRTRADYVHGISLPLDPFAGIIAVEPRATSRQAR; from the coding sequence GTGACGATGCATACGGTTCAGTCCACATTGGCCACGGTCCGGCCGGGCGTCCTCGATCCCGGCGCTGCGTCGGCAGCCAGGATCGAGTCCGGCGACGAGGGTTCTCTACCCCGACACCCTGGACCAACTGGCAGAAACCAGCTGCGGTACGGCTCGTCCCCGGCCGACCGTGCGCGGCTGCGCCAGGAGTACCCGGGCTGCCCGTTCCAGATCGTCGGCCCGGTCGAGGTGACCGGTGCCGAACCGGGCGACGTCGTCGAGTGCCGGCTGACGGAACTGCGGCTGAGCGACTGGGGCGGCAACGCCTTCCCCACCCGGGCCGGCGCGCTGCCGTACGACTTCGACGAGCCGTACTTCCACGACTTCCGGTTCGACCGGACCCGCACCCGGGCCGACTACGTTCACGGCATCTCGCTGCCGCTCGACCCGTTCGCCGGCATCATCGCGGTCGAACCGCGGGCGACGAGCAGACAAGCGCGCTGA
- the infA gene encoding translation initiation factor IF-1, giving the protein MAKVNRGIEVVGTIVESLKDAKFWVELENGHKVLAHISGKLRKHYIKILPQDTVTVELSPYDLTRGRITFRHRM; this is encoded by the coding sequence GTGGCAAAAGTAAATCGAGGTATCGAGGTTGTCGGTACCATCGTCGAGTCCCTGAAAGACGCCAAGTTCTGGGTTGAACTCGAGAACGGTCACAAGGTACTCGCACACATCAGCGGGAAGCTCCGCAAGCACTACATCAAGATCCTGCCGCAGGACACGGTGACGGTCGAGTTGAGCCCGTATGACCTGACCCGTGGCCGGATCACCTTCCGGCACCGGATGTAG
- a CDS encoding class I SAM-dependent methyltransferase — MGGSKVEGFDAHYAGTPLWDLGRPQTALRDLAEAGAFRGRVLDVGCGTGEVALMAAALGLPTVGIDSASTAIGIARRKAEERGLPARFLVGDALNSATWASSSTPCSTAPCSTRSARPNASATPAAWPP; from the coding sequence ATGGGTGGCAGCAAGGTGGAGGGCTTCGACGCGCACTACGCCGGAACACCGCTCTGGGACCTCGGCCGCCCCCAGACGGCCCTGCGCGACCTCGCCGAGGCGGGCGCCTTCCGCGGCCGGGTGCTCGACGTCGGGTGCGGCACCGGCGAGGTCGCGCTCATGGCGGCGGCCCTCGGCCTGCCGACGGTCGGCATCGACTCGGCGTCGACGGCGATCGGGATCGCGCGGCGCAAAGCGGAAGAGCGCGGCCTGCCGGCGCGCTTCCTGGTCGGGGACGCACTCAACTCGGCGACTTGGGCGAGCAGTTCGACACCGTGCTCGACTGCGCCCTGTTCCACGCGTTCAGCGAGACCGAACGCGTCCGCTACGCCGGCAGCCTGGCCACCGTGA